A genome region from Heyndrickxia acidicola includes the following:
- the abc-f gene encoding ribosomal protection-like ABC-F family protein has translation MMYIKTESIKKMIGGNIIFEQLTMELQQGEIVGLIGRNGCGKTTLLQLLSEKETVDLGRIVKKKGISIGHLHQIPMYPATYTGIDVLYEAFNQVLSIQQELKLYEQQLTEAKGEKLEEALQRYGELQEHFMQLGGYEIDAKVQKVIQGLNLNGFVHTLFTDLSGGEQTKLMLGQILLREPDVLLLDEPTNHLDMHAIEWLEEYIESFSGAALIVSHDRHFLNVVANRIIELEDEELTQYVGNYDDYVSEKEARLLLEFQQYEEQQKKIKKMKEAIKRLKQWANEANPPSDSLHRRAKNMEKALARIELVRKPIVSKKMSLAFDTATRSGKEVVVLDNMSKRFNQPLLKHVSLTIRWQDRLAIVGANGTGKSTLMEIMMGKIQPDEGVCRLGSNVKVGYISQKFTYDNSRIRVVDAFRESVSMSEGEARNILANFLFYGYDVFKKVSDLSGGEKMRLRLAQLMHEEVNVLLLDEPTNHLDIDSKEVLEETLQQFEGTIIAISHDRYFLNKLFSKIAWIEQQQVQLYEGNYDWALTRRKTSITEIAPSVKQKPIQKVCSRVESRDFEKEIASLENKLICIQTQIDEETHWSKYEMLLQEQQHLQSDLENCYEEWLQYQEDSEM, from the coding sequence ATGATGTATATAAAGACAGAATCAATTAAGAAGATGATCGGAGGTAATATTATCTTTGAACAATTAACAATGGAATTACAGCAAGGAGAAATCGTTGGACTCATAGGCCGGAATGGTTGCGGGAAAACGACACTTCTTCAATTATTATCAGAAAAAGAAACAGTCGATCTAGGAAGAATCGTAAAGAAAAAAGGCATCTCCATCGGGCACCTGCATCAAATACCAATGTACCCAGCCACCTATACAGGTATCGATGTTTTATATGAAGCTTTCAATCAAGTCTTATCCATCCAACAAGAACTGAAATTATACGAACAACAGCTAACGGAAGCGAAAGGCGAAAAGCTGGAAGAAGCATTACAGAGGTATGGGGAACTACAAGAACATTTTATGCAACTAGGTGGCTATGAAATAGATGCCAAAGTACAAAAAGTCATTCAAGGACTAAACTTAAATGGATTTGTGCATACATTGTTTACCGATTTAAGTGGAGGAGAGCAAACAAAACTAATGCTTGGCCAAATATTGCTCAGGGAACCTGATGTCCTTTTATTAGATGAACCAACGAATCACTTAGACATGCACGCAATTGAGTGGCTTGAGGAATACATCGAATCATTTTCTGGCGCAGCGTTGATTGTATCGCATGATCGCCACTTTTTAAATGTTGTAGCAAATCGGATTATCGAGTTAGAAGACGAAGAATTAACACAGTACGTCGGTAACTATGATGATTACGTTTCAGAAAAAGAAGCACGCCTATTACTAGAGTTCCAGCAATACGAAGAACAACAAAAGAAAATTAAAAAGATGAAGGAAGCAATTAAGCGACTAAAACAATGGGCAAATGAAGCAAATCCGCCAAGTGACAGTCTTCATCGCCGAGCTAAAAATATGGAAAAAGCACTAGCACGTATAGAATTAGTTCGAAAACCTATCGTTTCAAAAAAAATGAGCTTAGCATTTGATACAGCTACACGAAGTGGCAAAGAAGTCGTTGTATTAGATAATATGTCAAAGCGATTCAATCAACCATTACTAAAGCATGTTTCACTGACGATACGCTGGCAAGATCGCCTAGCGATTGTAGGTGCGAATGGTACAGGTAAATCAACTTTAATGGAAATAATGATGGGTAAAATCCAGCCAGACGAGGGAGTTTGTCGTCTTGGCAGTAATGTGAAAGTAGGCTATATATCGCAAAAATTTACGTATGACAATTCGAGGATTCGAGTAGTGGACGCATTTCGTGAAAGTGTGTCTATGTCAGAAGGAGAAGCACGAAACATTTTAGCAAACTTTTTATTCTATGGTTATGACGTATTTAAAAAGGTAAGTGATTTAAGTGGTGGTGAAAAAATGCGCCTTCGCTTAGCGCAATTGATGCACGAAGAAGTAAATGTATTACTACTAGATGAACCAACAAACCATCTGGACATTGATTCGAAGGAAGTATTAGAAGAAACGCTTCAGCAATTTGAAGGGACCATTATTGCAATTTCGCATGATCGATACTTTTTAAATAAATTATTTTCGAAAATTGCCTGGATAGAACAACAACAAGTTCAACTGTATGAAGGGAACTACGATTGGGCGTTAACGAGGAGAAAAACGTCTATTACAGAGATAGCACCTAGCGTAAAACAAAAGCCTATACAAAAAGTATGTTCGAGAGTTGAATCGAGAGATTTTGAAAAAGAGATTGCCTCGCTTGAAAATAAGCTTATATGTATTCAAACACAAATTGATGAGGAAACACATTGGTCGAAGTATGAAATGCTTTTACAGGAACAACAGCACTTACAATCAGATTTAGAAAACTGTTATGAAGAATGGCTACAATATCAGGAAGATAGTGAAATGTGA
- a CDS encoding GNAT family N-acetyltransferase, with the protein MKMKFKVYDNAHDFEKKIEPILSEKEDVFSLFWGVLQAIKAGNYENPFMATIEEDGRVLALFQMTPPHPLNLIFVDEIRLEEIMDLFIKKMIELEINFRSIISLKPWAYKVAKKWEIKTGRTHQLLMEQGLYRLNNVNETLEHSPGTWRYAEESDSSLIEKWFNLFESDTGMPISSIEHVKKRVAMFLKEREVFLWEDKGKIVSMMKKSRPTKNGVTVSLVFTPKEERKKGYARTLVTAVSRELLKDFDFCVLYTDMMNPTSNKIYREIGYERIADSVHLDFDKDE; encoded by the coding sequence ATGAAAATGAAATTTAAAGTTTATGATAATGCTCATGACTTTGAGAAAAAGATAGAGCCGATTTTATCGGAAAAGGAAGATGTATTCAGTCTTTTTTGGGGTGTACTGCAGGCAATTAAAGCTGGCAATTATGAGAATCCATTTATGGCGACAATTGAGGAGGATGGAAGAGTATTAGCTCTTTTCCAAATGACACCCCCGCATCCGTTAAATCTCATTTTTGTCGATGAAATCCGTTTAGAAGAAATAATGGATTTATTTATAAAAAAAATGATCGAACTTGAAATTAACTTTCGTTCAATCATCAGTTTGAAACCGTGGGCATACAAAGTCGCTAAGAAATGGGAAATAAAAACTGGTAGAACTCATCAACTACTTATGGAACAGGGATTGTATCGATTAAATAATGTAAATGAAACGCTTGAACACAGTCCTGGTACTTGGCGCTATGCAGAAGAAAGTGATTCTTCACTTATCGAGAAGTGGTTCAACTTATTTGAAAGTGATACTGGAATGCCGATTTCGTCAATCGAACACGTAAAAAAACGTGTTGCAATGTTTTTAAAGGAACGAGAGGTTTTTCTTTGGGAGGATAAAGGAAAGATAGTATCTATGATGAAGAAGTCACGCCCGACAAAGAACGGTGTAACCGTTAGTTTGGTTTTCACACCAAAGGAAGAGCGTAAAAAGGGATATGCTCGGACGCTTGTTACGGCGGTTTCAAGAGAACTACTCAAAGACTTCGACTTTTGCGTACTATACACAGATATGATGAATCCTACATCGAATAAGATTTATAGGGAAATTGGCTATGAAAGGATTGCAGATTCTGTTCATCTTGATTTTGATAAAGACGAATGA
- a CDS encoding glycosyl hydrolase family 18 protein, with the protein MSEYSNRYTQNPVIQRLRRYFWIFVIVLPLVVMMIPSVIVNYFSSKSTMENFSSIPTHQHNLNQKSVPKPLITLGWLSGTASSIEQLNDYENLDVVSPDFAVIDSNGHLKLDPQQNFSTMIETQGKKNWPRITMELDTKAANHVFLSNPAQQQQVIQSLYQAAIQQQWEGVNIDMENVDVRDRDLFSQFIENLSAVLHKSHLILSVDIPPDQKEGENQLSPFDHADLAKTCDYLVFMGYDEHWSTDPIAGPVTSLNWLDENIKELIQTGIPSDKIILGLPSYTRLWESNAKGYIVNNPAFAVGYVEKLMNENHHSLNWDSTLGEYYTSYDVNNIHYQVWLPSQKSYDLYLKLCSTYHLAGAAVWNLDFMTSAYWNSIDQFKSITMSPKQKTVSSS; encoded by the coding sequence ATGAGTGAGTACTCAAACCGTTATACTCAAAATCCTGTTATACAACGTTTAAGAAGATATTTTTGGATTTTTGTGATTGTGCTTCCCCTTGTTGTCATGATGATCCCGAGCGTCATTGTGAATTATTTCAGCTCAAAGTCCACGATGGAAAATTTTTCATCCATACCAACACATCAGCACAATCTAAATCAGAAGAGTGTACCAAAACCACTAATAACGCTTGGCTGGTTATCCGGAACAGCGTCAAGCATAGAGCAATTGAATGACTATGAGAATTTAGATGTCGTCTCGCCTGATTTTGCTGTAATTGATTCAAACGGTCATTTAAAGCTGGACCCCCAGCAGAATTTCAGCACGATGATAGAAACACAGGGGAAGAAAAACTGGCCGCGTATTACAATGGAGTTAGATACAAAGGCTGCCAACCATGTATTTTTATCTAATCCCGCCCAGCAGCAACAAGTTATTCAGTCCTTGTACCAAGCGGCTATCCAACAGCAGTGGGAAGGGGTGAATATCGATATGGAGAATGTAGATGTAAGGGACCGCGATCTGTTTTCACAGTTTATTGAAAATCTTTCAGCTGTATTGCATAAATCTCATCTCATCCTATCCGTGGATATCCCGCCAGATCAAAAGGAAGGGGAAAATCAACTGTCTCCCTTTGATCATGCTGATCTAGCGAAAACCTGTGATTACCTGGTTTTTATGGGGTATGACGAGCATTGGTCAACAGATCCGATTGCCGGCCCTGTCACGTCCCTTAATTGGTTAGATGAAAATATAAAGGAACTCATTCAGACAGGCATTCCTTCCGATAAAATCATTTTAGGCCTTCCATCATATACACGGCTTTGGGAAAGTAACGCGAAAGGTTATATTGTTAATAATCCAGCCTTTGCTGTTGGATATGTAGAAAAATTAATGAATGAAAACCATCATTCCTTAAATTGGGATAGCACCCTAGGGGAATACTATACATCATATGATGTAAATAATATTCACTATCAAGTGTGGCTACCAAGTCAAAAATCGTATGATCTTTATTTAAAGCTTTGCTCAACCTACCATTTGGCCGGCGCAGCAGTATGGAACCTGGATTTCATGACATCTGCCTATTGGAATAGCATAGATCAGTTCAAAAGCATCACAATGAGTCCAAAGCAAAAAACAGTTTCTTCTTCCTAA
- a CDS encoding HU family DNA-binding protein, which translates to MNKTDLVNQVAEKSELSKKDAAKAVDALLHTISESLSKGDKIQVLGFGNFEVRERSARKGRNPQTGEEIEIAASKVPAFSPGKALKDLVKQS; encoded by the coding sequence ATGAATAAAACAGACTTAGTGAATCAGGTAGCAGAAAAAAGCGAGTTATCTAAGAAAGATGCAGCTAAAGCGGTTGACGCGTTACTCCATACCATTTCTGAATCATTGTCAAAAGGTGATAAGATCCAAGTCCTCGGATTCGGAAATTTCGAAGTACGTGAGCGTTCAGCAAGAAAAGGACGCAATCCGCAAACTGGTGAAGAAATTGAAATTGCAGCATCTAAAGTGCCTGCTTTTTCTCCGGGTAAAGCATTGAAAGATCTTGTAAAACAGTCTTGA
- a CDS encoding YjgB family protein, giving the protein MFSKKAKIFMGTILTGTVLGMGAAYSTSLEPAHADQMKTEYTANTYQQDAVKKLKLIYKDAFKGHMPFAASGFILNKSTQKDVHKAFGAPMSVSGGFDIYHAEMGNPGFAFSYNKNKTIAQIRYFGTNVERKDNLGSITPKVLGKVIGSADHIRNVKGTNEINYVYDTGKYQLEFIVRKDQTVDHINLK; this is encoded by the coding sequence ATGTTCAGTAAAAAAGCAAAAATTTTTATGGGAACCATTTTAACAGGCACCGTCTTAGGGATGGGAGCGGCGTATTCGACCTCTTTAGAACCAGCACATGCCGATCAAATGAAAACAGAATATACAGCTAATACCTATCAGCAGGATGCGGTAAAAAAACTGAAATTGATTTACAAAGATGCTTTTAAAGGACATATGCCTTTTGCGGCATCAGGATTTATCCTAAATAAAAGCACCCAAAAGGATGTTCACAAAGCATTTGGTGCTCCTATGAGTGTGAGCGGCGGATTCGATATATACCACGCAGAAATGGGGAATCCAGGCTTTGCTTTTTCTTACAACAAAAATAAAACGATAGCTCAAATCCGCTACTTCGGCACAAATGTAGAGCGTAAGGATAATCTTGGTTCTATTACTCCCAAAGTGTTAGGAAAAGTCATTGGCAGCGCAGATCACATACGAAACGTGAAAGGCACGAATGAAATTAACTATGTATATGATACAGGAAAATACCAGTTGGAGTTTATTGTACGAAAAGATCAAACGGTAGATCATATAAATTTAAAATAA
- a CDS encoding macrolide family glycosyltransferase, with amino-acid sequence MSRVLFINAGSEGHINPTIGVVQELIARGEEVVYFTTESFRECIEKTGAIVRTVDGEKFIKAFISGGRNYLLERVNGLLLTADIVIPSVLEQIDGEHFEYIIHDSMFGCGNLLAQILNLPAINSCTSFAQTEEAFNKMLDRVSQNIPLEFVKEINDEYKRLITMVKEKYNVEIHSPYEVFCNPAPLTIVYTTKEFQPFGEIFNQSYKFIGPSIASRFIQHNVDLTEIKGKRTIYISLGTVFNQAIDFYKLCFKAFKNSDYTVVISIGKQTSPIDLGEIPQNFIVKQYVPQTEVLKYTKLFITHGGMNSTNEGLYYGVPLIVIPQSADQPIVARQVTSIGAGIQLKMEDLTANQLCEAADHVLSDLSFQKAVSAIKESIQHSCGYRQAVKEIFTFKHGYTV; translated from the coding sequence ATGTCACGTGTTCTATTTATTAATGCTGGTTCAGAAGGACATATCAATCCAACGATTGGCGTTGTGCAAGAGCTTATTGCACGCGGCGAAGAGGTCGTGTACTTTACGACTGAAAGTTTTCGAGAGTGCATCGAGAAGACTGGCGCTATTGTACGAACAGTGGACGGTGAAAAATTTATAAAAGCCTTTATCTCAGGTGGGAGAAATTATTTACTAGAAAGAGTTAACGGTCTTTTACTTACGGCTGATATTGTCATACCTAGCGTGCTGGAACAGATAGATGGAGAACATTTTGAATATATCATCCATGATTCCATGTTTGGTTGTGGAAATTTACTTGCCCAAATCCTTAACCTGCCGGCAATCAATTCTTGTACATCTTTTGCACAGACAGAAGAAGCATTTAACAAAATGCTGGATCGGGTTTCTCAAAACATTCCTTTAGAGTTCGTTAAAGAAATAAACGATGAATATAAAAGATTGATCACTATGGTCAAAGAAAAATATAATGTCGAGATTCACTCTCCTTACGAGGTTTTTTGTAATCCTGCACCTCTTACAATCGTGTATACAACCAAGGAATTTCAACCTTTTGGAGAGATATTTAATCAAAGCTACAAATTCATTGGTCCTTCTATAGCCTCACGATTCATCCAACACAACGTTGACCTTACAGAAATAAAAGGAAAAAGAACGATTTATATTTCACTTGGTACTGTATTTAATCAAGCCATTGATTTTTATAAACTTTGTTTTAAAGCATTTAAAAATAGCGATTACACGGTAGTTATATCGATTGGGAAGCAAACCTCACCCATTGATTTAGGAGAGATTCCTCAAAACTTCATTGTTAAGCAATATGTTCCACAAACCGAAGTACTAAAATATACTAAATTATTTATTACCCATGGCGGAATGAATAGTACCAATGAGGGTCTCTATTACGGTGTACCGCTAATTGTCATCCCTCAAAGTGCTGATCAGCCGATTGTAGCCAGGCAAGTTACCAGTATTGGTGCAGGTATTCAGCTAAAAATGGAAGACTTGACTGCCAATCAGCTGTGTGAAGCCGCAGATCATGTGCTAAGCGATCTATCATTCCAAAAAGCTGTTTCAGCTATTAAGGAATCGATTCAACATTCCTGTGGATATCGCCAAGCTGTTAAGGAAATTTTTACATTTAAACATGGTTATACTGTATAA
- a CDS encoding alpha/beta fold hydrolase, with protein sequence MPFIETKDHTRLFYKDWGGDKPVVFISSLYLSSDMWEYQLPYLASQGLRCIAYDRRGHRRSDSPWDEYDYTTLADDLAELIEHLNLREVTLVGHSMGGGEVVRYLSRHGTDRVAKIALLSTSAPFPMKTEDNPIGIEKSVFNEGLNSIIKDRPKWLADNALPFFGVGLHGVSISPEFTQWMIQLCLQCSPKAVIECNHTIFTTDLREEMRQITVPALIIHGDHDQSAPSAEEGARNFYQTISSSCTKVQHTVCSLRMRIALMRICLRSLSNRKERR encoded by the coding sequence ATGCCTTTCATTGAAACCAAAGATCATACGCGACTGTTTTATAAGGACTGGGGCGGAGATAAGCCTGTTGTTTTCATTTCTTCCCTTTATCTGAGTTCAGATATGTGGGAGTACCAATTGCCCTACTTGGCTTCTCAAGGATTGCGATGTATCGCCTATGACCGACGTGGTCACCGTAGGTCTGATAGCCCATGGGATGAATATGATTACACTACACTCGCCGACGATCTCGCCGAATTGATTGAGCATCTAAACCTTCGCGAAGTTACCCTTGTGGGCCATTCAATGGGAGGTGGTGAGGTAGTCCGTTATCTCTCGCGCCACGGTACTGACCGCGTCGCCAAAATTGCACTTCTCTCCACGAGTGCGCCGTTTCCAATGAAGACAGAAGACAACCCTATTGGAATTGAAAAGAGTGTTTTCAATGAAGGATTGAATAGTATAATTAAAGACCGGCCAAAATGGCTTGCGGACAACGCTTTGCCTTTCTTCGGTGTCGGACTGCATGGAGTTTCCATTTCACCGGAGTTCACGCAATGGATGATTCAATTATGCCTTCAGTGTTCTCCGAAAGCTGTGATTGAATGTAATCATACAATTTTTACAACCGACCTCCGAGAAGAAATGCGTCAAATCACTGTACCAGCCTTAATTATTCATGGTGATCATGACCAATCAGCACCGAGTGCGGAAGAAGGTGCGCGGAACTTTTACCAAACAATCAGTTCATCGTGTACGAAGGTGCAGCACACGGTCTGTTCGTTACGCATGCGGATCGCCTTAATGAGGATCTGTTTGCGTTCATTAAGCAATCGGAAAGAAAGACGGTAA
- a CDS encoding methyltransferase family protein — translation MLENPVKNIKHKERSALFPNVFPNTLSTIIFYVLTYGMLFMELNVIFRRRKGAEKKDRGSLRVMLITIFLAFFVMNFLLRNGFGLLPHNYHWISYIGFAIVIAGLTFRWYSIAVLGKYFTGVVMIQEGHKIIKKGPYKILRHPSYTGGIIAFLGVAIATNDWITLLVFLIALWVSYGYRMIIEEPALIEQFGDEYRNYQKETWRIVPFVY, via the coding sequence TTGTTAGAAAATCCTGTAAAAAACATTAAACATAAGGAGAGATCGGCTTTGTTTCCAAATGTGTTTCCAAATACTCTCAGTACCATCATTTTTTATGTATTAACATACGGAATGCTTTTTATGGAGCTAAATGTTATTTTTAGAAGAAGAAAAGGTGCAGAGAAAAAAGATAGAGGTTCTCTTCGTGTAATGCTCATCACTATTTTCCTTGCTTTTTTCGTAATGAACTTTTTGCTTAGAAATGGTTTTGGTTTATTGCCGCATAATTACCATTGGATAAGTTATATAGGCTTTGCCATTGTAATAGCAGGTTTGACATTTAGATGGTATAGCATAGCTGTTCTAGGTAAGTATTTCACTGGCGTTGTGATGATTCAAGAAGGTCATAAAATCATTAAAAAAGGTCCTTATAAAATACTGAGACATCCAAGTTACACTGGAGGGATTATTGCTTTCTTGGGGGTTGCAATAGCAACGAACGACTGGATTACGTTACTCGTATTTCTTATTGCATTGTGGGTAAGTTATGGCTATCGTATGATAATCGAGGAGCCTGCTCTAATTGAACAATTTGGAGATGAATACCGTAACTATCAAAAAGAAACTTGGAGAATCGTTCCTTTTGTTTATTAA
- a CDS encoding DedA family protein has translation MHLQHLLQQYGYPGVFIAFSLEMVGFPFPGDTMLTLLGIEWKQGVFSFAPLIIASLAGNIIGSTISYTTGRFFGRSVILRLINYVGITDKKFEVADKKFNKYRVQVVLFGKFISGVRIITAYLAGINRMSFWIYSLYNAVGSLLWIVVYIVFGRYVDIFWQNYHTLFTEFLWVIIPLILIPLIIVFYRRRVKRA, from the coding sequence ATGCACTTACAGCATTTATTACAGCAGTATGGATATCCGGGGGTTTTTATTGCATTTTCACTTGAAATGGTGGGGTTCCCTTTTCCGGGGGACACCATGCTGACTTTATTGGGGATTGAATGGAAACAGGGGGTTTTTTCTTTCGCTCCTTTAATCATAGCCTCTTTGGCAGGAAACATCATCGGTTCAACGATTTCCTATACAACCGGCCGTTTTTTTGGACGTTCTGTTATTTTGCGCTTGATTAATTATGTAGGGATTACCGATAAAAAATTCGAGGTTGCTGACAAAAAGTTTAATAAATATCGCGTACAAGTCGTTTTATTCGGTAAATTTATTTCTGGTGTACGAATTATTACCGCATATTTAGCGGGCATAAATCGTATGAGCTTTTGGATATATTCCCTTTATAATGCGGTCGGTTCCTTATTATGGATAGTCGTTTATATTGTATTTGGACGATATGTAGATATTTTTTGGCAAAATTATCATACCCTCTTTACGGAGTTTTTGTGGGTGATTATTCCATTGATCCTAATTCCTTTAATAATAGTGTTCTATAGAAGAAGGGTAAAAAGAGCATAA
- a CDS encoding methyl-accepting chemotaxis protein → MAVIKIATDITLRENNTFKIATTLQDMAEELLKRADKGSKKNEEIMAATENLVIESKENIEILHSLEEQAHSINDIANTIKEISMQTNLLALNAAIEAARAGEHGRGFNVVATEVRKLANRAQESIQEVNARIEGISHEIKKMSVVTLRFQTGILNNQSLSEDAQKEFSEIESAARQLDSQAKAFREIL, encoded by the coding sequence ATGGCTGTTATTAAAATAGCAACCGATATTACGCTAAGAGAAAATAACACTTTTAAGATAGCAACAACATTACAAGATATGGCTGAGGAGCTGCTTAAACGAGCTGACAAAGGAAGTAAAAAAAATGAAGAAATAATGGCAGCTACCGAAAACCTGGTAATAGAGTCTAAAGAAAATATTGAAATCCTCCATTCACTGGAAGAACAAGCACATTCCATTAATGACATTGCAAATACAATAAAAGAGATATCCATGCAAACCAATTTATTGGCTTTAAATGCAGCGATTGAAGCTGCAAGGGCAGGCGAACATGGAAGAGGATTCAATGTTGTAGCAACTGAAGTACGTAAACTGGCAAACCGTGCTCAGGAATCCATACAAGAAGTAAATGCCCGTATCGAAGGAATTTCACATGAAATAAAAAAAATGAGTGTTGTAACACTTCGATTCCAAACAGGCATTTTAAACAACCAATCACTTAGCGAAGATGCTCAAAAAGAATTCTCTGAAATAGAGAGTGCAGCCCGACAGCTTGATTCCCAGGCAAAGGCGTTTAGAGAAATCCTTTAA
- a CDS encoding RAxF-45 family protein, whose product MNLVAVNVREKTLDFLNFTRAIVHDFAFNGTGLSIFSQNQTNHS is encoded by the coding sequence ATGAATTTAGTAGCTGTGAATGTACGTGAAAAAACATTGGATTTCCTAAATTTTACACGTGCAATTGTTCATGATTTTGCATTCAACGGGACAGGTCTGTCCATATTTAGTCAAAATCAAACAAATCACAGCTGA
- a CDS encoding GntT/GntP/DsdX family permease: MDAYLLIITLIAIIIVILGVSLFKWHAFISLTVASLFLAIFSGMSWDKIVTGYETGVGGALGHLVGILALGTILGKMLAESGGGLSIARFFVRISGEKMLPWAMFFAGFIIGIPVFFEVGILILLPLVISIHKASNKNLLLIALPAIAGLSIVHGIIPPHPGAIAAISIYKANMGKVLLYGLIVAIPSGLIAGPLFAKLISKRVVPQNAPKFIEVEEKDPKSLPGVGLSFFIVLLPVVLLLLGTFAKYLTSNVSAQNVLAFIGSPLVALLISVFIAYILLGLRQGMNRDAIKKFTDESILPVGSIIIIIGAGGGFKQILIDSGVANVIGGMAHHFSLSPLILAYVIAVLIRVATGSATVALTTAAGIVAPIVAHMTGVNLELLVIATGAGSLFASHVNDAGFWMVKEYLGLSLKETFKTWTVLESILSVVAFAIVLVLNAFV; this comes from the coding sequence ATGGACGCGTATCTTTTAATTATTACGCTAATAGCAATCATAATTGTTATATTAGGCGTGTCATTGTTTAAATGGCATGCATTTATCAGTTTAACCGTCGCTAGCTTGTTCCTTGCTATATTTTCCGGAATGTCCTGGGACAAAATTGTAACCGGATACGAAACGGGCGTTGGTGGGGCTCTTGGCCACTTAGTGGGTATCTTGGCTTTGGGTACCATTTTAGGTAAAATGCTCGCAGAATCTGGCGGAGGCCTGTCCATTGCGAGGTTCTTTGTCAGAATCTCTGGAGAAAAAATGCTGCCATGGGCAATGTTCTTTGCAGGTTTTATTATTGGAATACCGGTATTTTTTGAGGTTGGTATCTTGATCTTGCTGCCTCTTGTTATTTCTATTCACAAAGCATCAAATAAAAATCTTTTGTTAATTGCATTACCAGCGATTGCCGGCTTATCAATTGTGCACGGCATTATTCCTCCGCATCCTGGTGCGATTGCGGCTATCAGTATCTATAAAGCAAACATGGGAAAAGTACTTCTCTATGGGTTAATTGTCGCTATTCCATCCGGACTTATTGCAGGACCGCTGTTTGCAAAATTAATTTCTAAACGAGTGGTTCCTCAAAATGCACCAAAATTTATTGAAGTGGAAGAAAAAGACCCTAAGTCACTGCCAGGTGTCGGCCTATCTTTCTTTATTGTTTTACTGCCAGTTGTCCTTTTATTGTTAGGAACGTTTGCAAAATACTTAACCTCGAATGTCAGTGCTCAGAATGTACTAGCATTCATAGGAAGTCCGCTGGTTGCATTATTAATCTCTGTATTCATTGCTTATATTCTGCTTGGACTCCGTCAGGGTATGAATCGCGATGCGATTAAGAAATTCACGGATGAAAGTATCCTGCCTGTTGGTTCGATTATCATCATCATCGGAGCTGGCGGCGGATTTAAACAAATCCTGATTGATAGTGGCGTAGCAAATGTTATAGGCGGAATGGCTCACCATTTCTCATTATCACCACTTATTCTAGCTTATGTCATTGCTGTCCTGATTCGTGTTGCGACAGGTTCTGCAACCGTTGCCTTAACAACAGCTGCAGGCATTGTGGCACCGATTGTGGCCCATATGACAGGCGTGAATCTTGAATTGCTGGTTATTGCAACTGGGGCAGGCTCACTTTTTGCCTCACATGTTAATGACGCAGGCTTCTGGATGGTCAAAGAATACCTTGGCCTTTCCTTAAAAGAAACATTTAAGACATGGACCGTATTAGAATCCATCTTATCGGTTGTAGCATTCGCGATTGTATTAGTTTTAAATGCATTTGTATAA